GCGTACAACAGTAAGAAACTACGTTGTTGCTGGGTGGGGCACCACTCACAATAGTGAGTCCTCTGCCAGGCTCCAGTTTGCCGTTCTAACCCTGATGCCCAACGACAAGTGCCTATCGCGTCTGCGCATGGAGGATCGTTACGTCAAGTTGGAAGAAAGCCAGCTATGCGCGATCGGAGCCAATATGAGCGACAATTGCTCAGGAGATTCGGGTGGACCATTGAAAACGATCAGCGTTAGTGGTCAGTTTGTGCAGTACGGTGTAGTGTCGTTTGGCCTGAACACTTGTGGAAAACTGAGCGCACCGGGAGTATAT
This genomic interval from Anopheles cruzii unplaced genomic scaffold, idAnoCruzAS_RS32_06 scaffold05328_ctg1, whole genome shotgun sequence contains the following:
- the LOC128277282 gene encoding serine protease grass-like; amino-acid sequence: MCYSAFSVSVRLGEYDLDKTIDCSTNGEECAMPVQDIPVERIIMHDNYSNRHKRNDIALIRLSRKASLNDNVNPICLPVGPQMRTTVRNYVVAGWGTTHNSESSARLQFAVLTLMPNDKCLSRLRMEDRYVKLEESQLCAIGANMSDNCSGDSGGPLKTISVSGQFVQYGVVSFGLNTCGKLSAPGVYTRVENFADWILDNLED